The following coding sequences are from one Canis lupus baileyi chromosome 19, mCanLup2.hap1, whole genome shotgun sequence window:
- the ACTL9 gene encoding actin-like protein 9 codes for MDANQSSSPKPQPSPKASRADVSPNSILVNKTLQQKTPSMVGDRLPPKTGAVVIDMGTGTCKMGFAGQAQPTYTVATIVGCQPKKPTTTGQPELETFIGEAARTRPELTLVQPVRNGILVDWDAAELIWRHLLEHDLRVATRDHPLLFSDPPFSPTTNREKLVEVAFESLCSPAMYVASQSVLSAYAHGRVSGLVVDTGHGVTYTVPVFQGYNLPHATERLDLAGTHLTAFLAEMLLGSGLTLGQQDLDTVENIKHRYCYVAPDFPKEQARLGQDCQQVLKLPDGRTVTLGKELFQCPELLFSPPEMPGLVPIGVPAMAKKSLQKVPLEVRADVAQNVLLCGGSSLFQGFEGRFRAELLRSLPPEAHVVVAAQPTRHFSVWIGGSILASLRAFQSCWVLREQYEEQGPHIVYRKCY; via the coding sequence ATGGATGCAAATCAGTCCAGCTCCCCGAAGCCCCAGCCCTCCCCAAAGGCCTCCAGGGCTGATGTGAGCCCCAACTCAATCCTGGTGAACAAGACCCTGCAGCAGAAGACCCCCAGCATGGTGGGGGACAGGTTGCCACCCAAGACCGGAGCAGTGGTCATTGACATGGGCACAGGCACCTGTAAGATGGGCTTCGCGGGGCAGGCCCAGCCCACCTACACCGTGGCCACCATCGTGGGCTGCCAGCCCAAGAAGCCGACCACCACTGGGCAGCCGGAGCTGGAGACTTTTATCGGCGAGGCGGCCCGCACACGCCCAGAGCTGACCTTAGTGCAGCCGGTGCGGAACGGCATCTTGGTGGACTGGGACGCGGCCGAGCTCATCTGGCGGCACCTGCTGGAGCACGACCTCCGCGTGGCCACCCGGGACCACCCGCTGCTGTTCTCCGACCCGCCCTTCAGCCCCACCACCAACCGCGAGAAGCTGGTGGAGGTGGCCTTCGAGTCACTGTGCTCCCCTGCCATGTACGTGGCCTCCCAGTCGGTGCTGTCCGCCTACGCGCACGGGAGGGTCAGCGGGCTGGTGGTGGACACCGGCCATGGGGTCACCTACACGGTGCCCGTCTTTCAGGGCTACAACCTGCCCCACGCCACGGAGCGCCTGGACCTGGCGGGCACGCACCTGACCGCCTTCCTGGCAGAGATGCTGCTCGGCTCGGGCTTGACGCTGGGCCAGCAGGACCTGGACACGGTGGAGAACATCAAGCACCGCTACTGCTACGTGGCCCCCGACTTCCCCAAGGAGCAGGCCCGGCTGGGTCAGGACTGCCAGCAGGTCCTGAAGCTGCCCGACGGGCGGACGGTCACGTTGGGCAAGGAGCTGTTCCAGTGCCCGGAGCTGCTGTTCAGCCCCCCCGAGATGCCGGGGCTGGTGCCCATTGGCGTCCCCGCTATGGCCAAAAAGAGCCTTCAGAAGGTGCCCCTGGAGGTGCGGGCCGATGTGGCCCAGAACGTGCTGCTCTGCGGGGGCTCCTCGCTCTTCCAGGGCTTCGAGGGCCGCTTCCGCGCGGAGCTGCTCCGCAGCCTGCCCCCCGAGGCCCACGTGGTGGTGGCGGCTCAGCCCACCAGACACTTCTCCGTGTGGATCGGGGGCTCCATCCTGGCCTCGTTGCGGGCCTTCCAGTCCTGCTGGGTCCTTCGGGAGCAGTATGAGGAGCAGGGGCCCCACATCGTGTACCGCAAATGCTACTGA
- the NFILZ gene encoding NFIL3 like protein: protein MDVGLSSLPVVAQGGSKTLRGMRGRGPTVRRQREFMPEEKKDTVYWEKRRKNNEAAKRSREKRRLNDAALEGKLASLLEENALLRAELWALRHRFGLLPSAAGSRTLPLQALLWEPPWTGDSRSRAEPLPSLHGSHGCLLRPCTLDTGVPGCRGCLVAHKWTGLATSPRCPQDPVPSNPKRTDMALQAALPAAFFSYHLLDGHGGARPELRPFWGLWSPMASGCQASGPSDVLLTPTADLMELPPGVAYPVPGNHPEGLPQPSLPHKLRIKSQTSGRAPPGWGDGRGPL, encoded by the coding sequence ATGGACGTGGGTCTCTCCAGCCTCCCAGTTGTAGCTCAGGGTGGCAGTAAGACCCTGCGTGGCATGCGGGGTAGGGGCCCGACTGTGCGGCGGCAGCGGGAGTTCATGCCCGAAGAGAAGAAGGACACGGTTTACTGGGAGAAGCGTAGGAAGAACAATGAAGCGGCCAAGAGATCCCGGGAGAAGCGGCGCCTCAATGATGCGGCCCTTGAGGGCAAGCTGGCCTCGCTGCTGGAGGAGAACGCTCTGCTCAGGGCTGAGCTGTGGGCGCTCAGGCATCGCTTTGGCCTTCTGCCCTCCGCTGCGGGCTCCCGGACCCTGCCTCTGCAGGCGCTGCTGTGGGAGCCCCCCTGGACTGGAGACTCCCGCTCTAGGGCTGAGCCACTCCCCTCCCTCCATGGCTCCCATGGCTGCCTTTTGAGACCATGCACTCTGGACACTGGGGTTCCAGGATGCCGGGGCTGCCTGGTGGCTCACAAGTGGACTGGTCTGGCCActtcccccaggtgcccccaggaccCTGTTCCCTCCAACCCCAAGAGAACGGACATGGCTTTGCAGGCTGCCCTCCCAGCTGCCTTCTTCAGCTATCACCTCCTGGATGGACATGGGGGGGCCAGACCGGAGCTCAGGCCTTTCTGGGGGCTGTGGTCACCCATGGCCTCTGGTTGCCAGGCCTCTGGGCCCTCAGATGTGTTGCTAACACCCACTGCAGATCTGATGGAGCTTCCTCCCGGGGTGGCCTATCCTGTCCCAGGGAACCATCCCGAGGGCCTGCCTCAGCCCTCCTTGCCCCACAAACTGCGCATCAAGTCCCAAACCTCAGGCAGAGCACCTCCAGGATGGGGGGATGGCCGGGGCCCCCTCTGA